The following is a genomic window from Pseudomonadales bacterium.
CTAAGGCGGTTGGTGGAGCTAGCGCAGGGATCGAACCGCTGACCTCCTGCGTGCAAGGCAGGCGCTCTCCCAGCTGAGCTATAGCCCCAGACTTCTTCCGGGCTTGCGCGGAGGAGTCATACCTTGCCATTCAGATCCATCACGCACCCTTCCATCTTCTCGTTGATTATGGTGGGTCTGGGCAGACTTTGAACCACCGACCTCACGCTTATCAAGCGTGTGCTCTAACCAACTGAGCTACAGACCCCAAGATCAATCGCATGGACTTCGCCCACAATCATACAGAACAACTAAGTAATTTGTTGTGAATCAATTACTCACGATATATCATCTTCGTGTTAAGGAGGTGATCCAGCCGCAGGTTCCCCTACGGCTACCTTGTTACGACTTCACCCCAGTCATGAACCCACACCGTGGTAAGCGCCCTCCCGAAGGTTAAACTACCTACTTCTGGTGCAGCCCACTCCCATGGTGTGACGGGCGGTGTGTACAAGGCCCGGGAACGTATTCACCGCGGCATTCTGATCCGCGATTACTAGCGATTCCGACTTCATGGAGTCGAGTTGCAGACTCCAATCCGGACTACGATCGGCTTTTGAGGATTCGCTCCGCTTCGCGCGGGTTCGCAGCCCTCTGTACCAACCATTGTAGCACGTGTGTAGCCCTACTCGTAAGGGCCATGATGACTTGACGTCGTCCCCACCTTCCTCCGGTTTGTCACCGGCAGTCTCCCTAGAGTTCCCGACCATTACGTGCTGGCAAATAAGGATAAGGGTTGCGCTCGTTGCGGGACTTAACCCAACATCTCACGACACGAGCTGACGACAGCCATGCAGCACCTGTCTCAGAGTTCCCGAAGGCACTCCAGCATCTCTGCAAGATTCTCTGGATGTCAAGAGTAGGTAAGGTTCTTCGCGTTGCATCGAATTAAACCACATGCTCCACCGCTTGTGCGGGCCCCGTCAATTCATTTGAGTTTTAATCTTGCGACCGTACTCCCCAGGGCGGTCTACTTATCGCGTTAGCTCCGAAAGCCACGGCTCAAGGCCCCAACGGCTAGTTGACATCGTTTACGGCGTGGACTACCAGGGTATCTAATCCTGTTTGCTCCCCACGCTTTCGCACCTCAGCGTCAGTATCTGTCCAGGGGGCCGCCTTCGCCACCGGTATTCCTCCAGATCTCTACGCATTTCACCGCTACACCTGAAATTCTACCCCCTCTCTCCCACACTCTAGTTAGCCAGTATCAAATGCAGTTCCTAGGTTGAGCCCGGGCTTTCACATCTGACTTAACAAACCACCTGCTACGCGCGCTTTACGCCCAGTAATTCCGATTAACGCTCGCACCTCCCGTATTACCGCGGCTGCTGGCACGGAGTTAGCCGGTGCTTCTTCTGTGGGTAACGTCAAATGATATGCTATTAGCCAGCGCCCTTTCCTCCCCACTGAAAGTGCTTTACAACCCGAAGGCCTTCTTCACACACGCGGCATGGCTGCATCAGGGTTGCCCCCATTGTCCAATATTCCCCTGCTGCTGCCTCCGTAGGAGTCTGGACCGTGTCTCAGTTCCAGTGTGGCTGATCATCCTCTCAGACCAGCTACGGATCGTCGCCTTGGTAGGCCTTTACCCCACCAACTAGCTAATCCGACGCAAGCTCATCCTGACGCGAGGTCCGAAGATCCCCGCTTTCCCCCCTTGGGGCGTAAGGTGGTATTATGCGTCCTAGGCTCATCCCCACTACAGGGCAGATTCCCATGCGTTATCCCCACTCTTTCATCCCGTAGGACAATCGCGTTCGACTTGCATTAGCGTTCAATCGAGCCATGATCCTTATCATCCGGCAAGATCCAGACTCGCCAACCCGTCAACAGCCTGCGGCCATCGCCCGATCAACCGCCCAGCCTCTCGCCCATTCGCTCAGCGCAAGAACTACTGTATGCAAATGAATTTCATACAGGTCACTTGTGCCAATGGTTTCGTCGCTCTCCACCAACGCAAGTGCCCACACAAAGCTTGATCATCTTCTTAAACAACCAGCACCACGCCCGGCAGTGCCTTCCCTTCCAGACCTCCGCCCGTCAGGGAAGGCGCATTATACAGACTGATTTTCTTCTGGCAACACGCAGCGAGCAAAAAGATTCTGGCTCCTGCCGGGGCTTCACCGAGCGAGATCGAACAGATGGAAATTCTTCTTGCCAAGGCGCAACAGATAGAAGCGTCCGTAGGCAGCCCGCTCCGGTGCGAAGCACTCCTGCGCCCTGTTGTTGTCTTCCAGCGAGCATGTACGTCCGTTGACCGTGACCGCGGATCGCGACAGGGCATCCTTGACCTGCTTGCCCGATGCTGCAGCACCGCTCTCCGCCAGCAGTGTCGTGAGCGGCTTCATCAGATCTGTCGACTCAAGGCGGGTCGTCGGCAAGCCATCGAGCCGCAACTGCTCGAAGTCGCTCAGCTGCAGATCCGCGTGGGTACCTGCAAACAGCGCCGCCGTGATGCGCAGCGCGGAATCAAGTCCGCTTCCACCATGTACCAGCACCGTGACCTCGCGGGCCAGGATACCCTGTGCGGAAGGCTTGCCGTCACAGCGCGCATCGGCCTCCTCGATCTCGTGAATCTGCTCGGGAGGCAGGAACGTGAAGAAGCGCAAGAAGCGATAGACATCCGCATCGCTGGAATTCAACCAGAATTGATAAAAGGCATACGGTGATGTCTTGTTCGCGTCGAGCCAGACAGTGCCTGTCTCGGTCTTGCCGAACTTGGTGCCGTCGGCCTTCGTCACCAGAGGGAATGTCAGCGCATGCACCCGAGCCTGGTTCTGGCGCCGGCACAGATCGATGCCGCCGGTGATGTTGCCCCACTGGTCGCTACCACCCATTTGCAGCGTGCAACCGTAACGCCGGTTGAGTTCCGCGAAGTCGTACGCCTGCAGGACCATGTACGTGAATTCGGCGAAGGAGATCCCTTCACCTTCACGTTCGATGCGCTGGCGCACCGAGTCCTTCTGGATCATCGCATTGATCGAAAAGTGCTTGCCCACATCACGCAGA
Proteins encoded in this region:
- the tyrS gene encoding tyrosine--tRNA ligase, producing the protein MEQVKVKAGLLAELEGRGLVVQTTGRLELDEHLGQVSRTVYCGFDPTADSLHIGSLVPLLALRRFQLGGHRPIALIGGATGLVGDPSFKAAERSLNAAETVGEWAASMKRQVARFLDTSGASGALVVSNLEWFRDFRLLDFLRDVGKHFSINAMIQKDSVRQRIEREGEGISFAEFTYMVLQAYDFAELNRRYGCTLQMGGSDQWGNITGGIDLCRRQNQARVHALTFPLVTKADGTKFGKTETGTVWLDANKTSPYAFYQFWLNSSDADVYRFLRFFTFLPPEQIHEIEEADARCDGKPSAQGILAREVTVLVHGGSGLDSALRITAALFAGTHADLQLSDFEQLRLDGLPTTRLESTDLMKPLTTLLAESGAAASGKQVKDALSRSAVTVNGRTCSLEDNNRAQECFAPERAAYGRFYLLRLGKKNFHLFDLAR